From the Agromyces laixinhei genome, the window GTTGTCGGAGAGCCGCAGACCCGACGGCAGCACGCTCTGGTCGGTGTGGTTCAGTTCGACGCGGAGGGATCCGCCGTCGCCCACCGTGATCGGGAAGTCGAGTCGCTCGTGCTCGATGCGCAGCTCATCGAGGATGCGCAGCGCCTGCCGGGCGAAGTACCCGATCTCGGGGTCGTTCCGCTTGGCCTCGAGTTCCGTGATCACGACGACGGGCAGCACGACGGCGTGCTCGTCGAAGCGGAACAGTGCCTTCGGATCCGAGAGCAGCACCGAGGTGTCGAGCACGTACGTGCGCTCCTGCTGTGCTGCCGCGGCCCCCGCCGCGAGATCGGTCGACTTGGAGGTAGAGAGTGACACGCCAGCTCCCGCCCCGAGCAAAGCTCGGCATTCCGCGCCGGCGGTGATCCTCCCACGAGCGGTTCACGAGCCGACTCGAACAGATGATTTACCTGTTGAGCCGAACCTACGTCCGTCTCGCGAGAACGCGGGAAGCGACACGCGGCAGGTCATCTCCCGTTCACATTCGAACAGCGGATGCCACGTGCCCGAGTCCGTCGACGCGTATCAGTAGCTCGCCGCCGTGGCGTAGGAGACGAACGCGGCGCGCAGCATCTCGAGCGTCTCCTCGGAGGTCGCGGCGTGCACCGAGAGCCGGATCCGCCCCTGCCGCATCGTCGCCGTGACGCCGTGGTTGTGCAGCGAGGCGGTGAGCAGGGTGACCTGCTCGGCCGGTGGTTCGAGCACCACGATGCCCGCGCGCTCGCGCTCGTCGCGCGAAGAGACGACGGCGATCGCGAACTCGTCGGCGAGCTCGATGGTCTGGCTGACCCGCACGGCCATCGCGGCGTTGATCTCGGCGACGCCGACGTCTGCGATCTCCTCGAGACTCGCGGCGAACCGGGCCTCGGCGACCGGGTCGGGGTTCGAGATACGGAAGGCGCGCGCGTCGGACGCCGGCGGCGGCACCTCGCCCCATGGCTCCTCCGTCTCGGTGCCCGTGAAACCCGAGAACACCGGTGTCAGCTGCTCGAGCGCTCGCGCAGAGAGTGCCATGAACCCGGTGCCCCAGCCCGCGCGGCACCACTTCTGGCCACCGGTCAGCACGACGTCGGCGACCTCCCACGGAGCGTCGACGACACCGAAGCCCTGGATCGCATCGACGATCAGCAGTCGATCGCCGATGACCTGCCTGATGCCCTCGATGTCGCAGAGATAGCCCGAGCGTGAATCGACGAGGCTCACCGCGACTGCGGCGACATTCGATTCGAGCTGCCGGCGGATCTGCCCGGGGGTCACCTTGCCGTGGTCGGTCTCGAGCCACACCGGTTGCACGGTGTGCAGCGCCTCCTGCGCCCGCACCGCCGCGATCGGCAGGCTCGGGAACTCGCCGGCCGACAGCAGCACGCCGCCGGTGAGGCCGAACATCGCATGCATGATGCCCGTCGTCGTGTTGGACTGGAACACGATGCGGTCGGCCGGGAACCCCGTCACGGCCGACGCCGCGGCTCGCACCCGCGCGTCCTGCTCATCGAATTCGTCGAGGCTGCCGTGACGGGCACGCTGCAGCAGCTGGATGAAGACGAGCGACTCCTCGGCCGCGTCCGTCGAGAGCGGGCCCACCCGGCCGTAGTCGAGGTAGCCCGGTTCCTGGGTGAACCCCGAGGTGAAATCGTCGATGGTCACGTGTGCGTACCCCTTTCGTCGAGGCTGAGTCGATCGAGTCTGGGTCGATCGGCGGACAGCGTCTGCCGGAACATGGCGGTCCGGGTCATCCGCCGAATCTGCGATGGCGTCTGGTGTAGTCGCGAAGGGCGCGCAGGAAGTCGACCTTGCGGAGGTCGGGGCCGAGTGCCTCGACGAAGTAGAACTCGCTGTGCGCCGACTGCCAGAGCATGAAGTCGCTGAGCCGCTGCTCGCCCGAGGTGCGGATGACGAGATCGGGGTCGGGCTGCCCGCCGGTGTAGAGGTGCTCGCCGATGAGGTCGGGCGTCAGCCGCTCCGCGAGGTCTTCGAGGCTGCGGCCCTCGGCGTGGTGCGACGCGACGATCGAACGCATCGCGTCGGTGATCTCCTTGCGGCCGCCGTAGCCGACGGCGAGGTTCACGTGCAGGCCGCGCTTGTCGGCGGTTCGGTGCTCTGCGGCATCGAGCGCCGCGACGAGCGGCTCGGGGAGACCGGTATCCGACCCGACATGCTGTACGCGCCAGTCGCGGTAGTGCGAGAGCTCCTCGGCGAGTTCGGCGATGATCTCGATGAGGTCGGCGAGCTCGGCGCTGGGCCGGTTGCCGAGGTTGTCGCTCGAGAGCAGGTAGAGCGTGACCGTCTGGATGCCGGCGTCGTCGCACCATTCGAGGAACTCGCGCATCTTCGCCGCACCCGCACGGTGCCCGTGGGCAGCGGTGTCGTAACCGAGCTGCTTCGCCCAGCGCCGGTTGCCGTCGATGATCATCGCGACATGACGCGGCATGGCCTCGGGGTCGAGTCCGCGCCGGAGCCGGTTCTGATAGAGGCGGTAGAGGATGCCGCGACCGAGGGGCTGATCGCTCGTCTGCACGGGACTACGCTACCCCTCCGGCGCATCCGACGCTCACAGCCGGCCGTGACCGGCGAGGTCTTACGCTGTGACCATGACCTCGAAGCGCCGCCACGCATCACGCGATGCCGTGGAAGACCTCTCTCGCCCCGTCGCCGAGGACGACCCGAGCGACCTCGCGGTCACGCGTGACGAGCACGGCTCCGACCTGCCGAACATCCCGCTGCTCGACGACTCGCTCTCCCACGCCGAAGAGGTCAAGCCGAGCTGGCGTGGCTGGATCCACGCCGGCACCTTCCCCGTGACGATCGCGGCGGGCATCGTGCTCATCGTGCTCGCCGAGGGCGCCCCTGCGAAGTGGGCCTCCGCCGTCTTCGTGCTCTCGTCGATGCTGCTCTTCGGCAACTCGGCGCTCTACCACCGATTCGACTGGCAGCCGAAGACCAAGCTCCTGCTGAAGCGCATCGACCACGCCAACATCTTCCTGCTCATCGCGGGCACCTACACGCCGCTCGCGATCCTCGCCCTTCCGCCCGACAAGGGCTGGCTGCTGCTCGGCATCGTCTGGGCGGGCGCGCTCGCAGGCATCGGCTTCCGCGTGTTCTGGATCGGTGCACCGCGGTGGCTCTACGTCGCGCTCTACCTGTTGCTCGGCTGGGCGGCCGTCATGTACCTCGGCGACCTGCTCGCCGCGAATGCCGCGATGATGGTGCTCGTGATCGTCGGCGGCCTGCTCTACACGGGCGGCGCGATCGTCTACGCACTCAAGAGACCCAACCCGTGGCCCGGGGTCTTCGGCTTCCACGAGATCTTCCACACCTGCACGGTGCTCGCCTTCATGTGCCACTGGACGGCGACCCTGCTGATCGCGATCGCGCCGGTCTTCCACGCCGGCTGAGCGTCTCGCGAGACCTCGATCAGCGAGCGGATGCCTCGTCGGGGCCCTGATCGGACGGTCGGGGCTCGGAGGAGCCCTGGTCTTCCGGCGGCAGCGCGCCCGAGGCATCCGTCATCTGGCCGTCGGCCTCGGCCATCTCGGCATCGCGCGCCTCGGCCGCGAGCCGCTCGCGCACGTCGATGCGGTAGTTCGTACGGCGGATGCGGCGGACCATGTCGAGGATCAGCAGCAGCACCACGAGCATGATGAGGAACGTGATCACGAATCCCCAGATGCCGGGAGTCACCGTGTCGGGGTCGAACTCCTCGTCTTGCGCCAGGAAGGTCAGGGCGGGCAGAACGAGCATCGGGACTCTCTTTCACGCTTGCACGGATTCACGCCTGCACGGGCGGGTTCTCAGCCTCACGTGGCGCGTTAGGCTTGAGGTCAAGCCTAGACGATCGACCCCGAGGAGCCCGCGGTGACTGCGCCCCAGCACGACGCGCTCGACGCGCGCTACGGGCGCACCCGCTCGCATCGCACCCGCGACCGGCTGCTGCTCATCGGCGGTGCCGTCGCCTTCGCGATCGTGCTCGTCGCCTGGGTGATCTGGGCCGGACTCGACGGTCAGAAGCCGCAGATCGAGGTCACCGACACGGGTCACCGCCTCATGAACGACGAGCGCGCGGTCGAGGTCAGCTGGAACCTCTC encodes:
- the trhA gene encoding PAQR family membrane homeostasis protein TrhA; this encodes MTSKRRHASRDAVEDLSRPVAEDDPSDLAVTRDEHGSDLPNIPLLDDSLSHAEEVKPSWRGWIHAGTFPVTIAAGIVLIVLAEGAPAKWASAVFVLSSMLLFGNSALYHRFDWQPKTKLLLKRIDHANIFLLIAGTYTPLAILALPPDKGWLLLGIVWAGALAGIGFRVFWIGAPRWLYVALYLLLGWAAVMYLGDLLAANAAMMVLVIVGGLLYTGGAIVYALKRPNPWPGVFGFHEIFHTCTVLAFMCHWTATLLIAIAPVFHAG
- a CDS encoding isoprenyl transferase; translation: MQTSDQPLGRGILYRLYQNRLRRGLDPEAMPRHVAMIIDGNRRWAKQLGYDTAAHGHRAGAAKMREFLEWCDDAGIQTVTLYLLSSDNLGNRPSAELADLIEIIAELAEELSHYRDWRVQHVGSDTGLPEPLVAALDAAEHRTADKRGLHVNLAVGYGGRKEITDAMRSIVASHHAEGRSLEDLAERLTPDLIGEHLYTGGQPDPDLVIRTSGEQRLSDFMLWQSAHSEFYFVEALGPDLRKVDFLRALRDYTRRHRRFGG
- a CDS encoding aminotransferase class V-fold PLP-dependent enzyme; translation: MTIDDFTSGFTQEPGYLDYGRVGPLSTDAAEESLVFIQLLQRARHGSLDEFDEQDARVRAAASAVTGFPADRIVFQSNTTTGIMHAMFGLTGGVLLSAGEFPSLPIAAVRAQEALHTVQPVWLETDHGKVTPGQIRRQLESNVAAVAVSLVDSRSGYLCDIEGIRQVIGDRLLIVDAIQGFGVVDAPWEVADVVLTGGQKWCRAGWGTGFMALSARALEQLTPVFSGFTGTETEEPWGEVPPPASDARAFRISNPDPVAEARFAASLEEIADVGVAEINAAMAVRVSQTIELADEFAIAVVSSRDERERAGIVVLEPPAEQVTLLTASLHNHGVTATMRQGRIRLSVHAATSEETLEMLRAAFVSYATAASY
- a CDS encoding DUF4307 domain-containing protein encodes the protein MTAPQHDALDARYGRTRSHRTRDRLLLIGGAVAFAIVLVAWVIWAGLDGQKPQIEVTDTGHRLMNDERAVEVSWNLSVPPGNETACVVQALNEDFTVVGWKVIEVPASERHIRTLTETVRVAQEANTGLIYECWLT